In a genomic window of Spirosoma agri:
- a CDS encoding FAD-binding and (Fe-S)-binding domain-containing protein — MDSEVIRHLGNQLAGDVYDDSTYRTLYATDASAYREMPAAVAIPKTIDDLKTLIAFARQHNTSLIPRTAGTSLAGQVVGSGIVVDVSKHFTKILEINPEERWVRVQPGVVRDELNQFLKPYGLFFGPETSTANRAMIGGMVGNNSCGSNSVVYRATREHTLSVKALLADGSEVEFGGVSGWDFTKLVSEASRKNGSATLADRILLQANTILSDPANQEEIRRNFPKKTIERRNTGYALDALLDMEPFTTNGEPFNLAKFITGSEGTLCFLTEIKLNIVPLPPKESGLVCIHCHSIDEALRTTLVALNYKPYAVELIDDIILERADTNPEQRKNSFFVQKTPSDHFPIILVVDLSRDTRAEIELLAADLEAELRAANLGYHYPLLFGEDTKKIWTLRKAGLGLLGNLPGDEKAVAVIEDTAVDVHDLPDYIRDFNGILKKHNMHSVHYAHAGSGELHLRPIINLKTEEGHRQYRMIAEEIATLVKKYDGSLSGEHGDGRLRGEFIPQMVGPHNYELMRQIKHTWDPQGIFNPGKIIETPPMDTFLRYEAGQQTPEFKTYFRYKDQNVLQHAEQCNGSGDCRKTQASGGTMCPSYMATRNEKDTTRARANILREMLTRSPKENRFDHKEIKEVYDLCLSCKGCKNECPSNVDVAKLKAEFLQQYYDTNGIPIRSRLIANFARLSSIAAFVPWAWNGVLGTPSLRRIANRVVGFHPDRTMPLLSNTTLKNWAYDHKSNAQKSAKNGQKLFLFCDEFTNYNDVEVGQKAIQLFERLGYEVVIPNHGESGRAALSKGMLKYAKTLAEHNVKVLKDIITSEMPLVGMEPSAILTFRDEYPDLVDESMVADAKQLAQHALTFEEFIAREADAGRIRPDSFTTETKLIKLHGHCQQKAVSSLVPGKKALSLPANYTTQLIPSGCCGMAGSFGYEAEHYDISMQIGELVLFPTVRQQPDDVIIAAPGTSCRHQIKDGTARKAKHPAEILFEALK, encoded by the coding sequence ATGGATTCAGAAGTTATACGGCATTTAGGCAATCAGCTCGCCGGTGATGTCTACGATGACAGTACGTATCGGACACTTTATGCCACGGATGCATCGGCCTACCGTGAGATGCCCGCTGCGGTTGCGATTCCCAAAACGATTGATGATTTGAAGACGCTGATTGCTTTTGCCCGTCAGCATAATACATCACTTATACCCCGTACGGCCGGAACGTCGCTGGCAGGCCAAGTTGTTGGAAGCGGTATCGTTGTCGATGTGTCAAAGCATTTTACGAAGATTCTGGAAATCAACCCCGAAGAGCGTTGGGTACGCGTACAGCCAGGTGTTGTCCGCGACGAATTGAACCAGTTTCTTAAACCATACGGCCTGTTTTTCGGACCCGAAACCTCCACGGCGAACCGCGCCATGATTGGCGGTATGGTCGGGAACAATTCCTGCGGATCGAACTCCGTTGTTTACCGGGCTACGCGCGAGCATACGCTGTCCGTCAAAGCCCTGCTGGCGGATGGGTCAGAGGTTGAATTTGGGGGGGTGAGCGGCTGGGATTTTACGAAACTGGTGAGTGAAGCGAGCCGTAAGAATGGTTCGGCAACGCTGGCCGATCGAATTCTTCTTCAGGCAAATACGATCCTGTCTGATCCTGCCAATCAGGAAGAAATTCGGCGAAACTTCCCCAAGAAGACCATCGAACGCCGAAACACGGGTTACGCGCTGGATGCGTTGCTCGACATGGAACCGTTCACTACGAATGGGGAGCCGTTCAATCTGGCCAAGTTCATTACCGGCTCCGAAGGGACACTTTGTTTTCTGACCGAAATCAAACTCAATATTGTCCCCCTTCCCCCGAAAGAAAGTGGACTGGTTTGTATTCACTGCCATTCGATCGACGAAGCACTGCGGACAACGCTGGTGGCGCTGAATTACAAACCCTATGCCGTCGAGCTGATCGATGACATTATTCTGGAACGGGCCGATACAAACCCTGAGCAGCGAAAAAACAGCTTTTTTGTCCAGAAAACGCCGAGTGATCATTTCCCGATTATTCTCGTCGTTGATCTGTCGCGCGATACCCGCGCCGAAATCGAGTTGTTAGCCGCCGACCTGGAAGCCGAACTGCGGGCGGCCAATTTGGGCTATCACTATCCATTACTATTTGGCGAGGACACCAAGAAAATATGGACACTTCGCAAAGCCGGTCTCGGTCTGCTGGGTAACCTGCCCGGCGATGAGAAAGCAGTGGCGGTTATCGAAGATACGGCGGTCGATGTCCATGATCTACCCGATTACATTCGTGACTTCAACGGGATTCTCAAGAAGCACAATATGCATTCGGTACACTATGCTCATGCGGGATCTGGTGAACTGCACCTTCGGCCAATCATCAATCTCAAAACGGAAGAAGGTCACCGTCAGTACCGGATGATTGCCGAAGAAATTGCCACGCTGGTCAAAAAGTACGATGGGTCGCTATCGGGTGAACATGGCGACGGGCGGTTAAGGGGCGAGTTTATTCCGCAGATGGTTGGCCCGCACAACTACGAGTTGATGCGTCAGATCAAGCATACGTGGGACCCACAGGGCATTTTCAATCCCGGCAAAATCATTGAAACGCCCCCCATGGATACCTTTCTGCGGTACGAAGCGGGGCAGCAAACGCCGGAATTCAAGACGTATTTTCGCTACAAGGATCAGAATGTACTGCAGCATGCCGAGCAGTGCAATGGGTCGGGCGACTGCCGAAAAACGCAGGCCTCTGGTGGAACCATGTGTCCCAGCTACATGGCTACGCGCAATGAAAAAGACACGACGCGGGCCCGGGCGAACATCCTACGTGAGATGCTGACGCGTTCACCGAAGGAAAACCGCTTCGATCATAAAGAAATCAAGGAGGTATATGACCTCTGCCTTTCCTGCAAGGGTTGCAAAAACGAGTGTCCTTCGAACGTAGACGTAGCCAAACTCAAAGCCGAGTTTTTGCAGCAATACTACGACACGAATGGTATCCCGATTCGATCGCGGCTGATCGCTAATTTCGCCCGGCTATCCAGTATTGCCGCTTTTGTGCCCTGGGCCTGGAACGGTGTACTGGGCACCCCTTCGCTTCGGCGCATCGCGAACCGGGTAGTCGGCTTCCACCCCGACCGGACGATGCCATTGCTCAGCAACACGACCCTGAAAAACTGGGCTTACGATCACAAAAGCAACGCACAGAAATCAGCCAAAAACGGCCAGAAACTATTCCTGTTCTGCGACGAATTCACAAATTACAACGACGTTGAAGTTGGCCAGAAAGCCATCCAACTGTTTGAACGGCTTGGCTACGAGGTCGTTATCCCGAATCACGGCGAGAGCGGTCGCGCGGCCCTGTCGAAAGGGATGCTTAAATACGCTAAGACCCTGGCTGAGCATAACGTCAAGGTACTGAAAGATATTATTACCTCTGAAATGCCCCTGGTAGGTATGGAACCGTCGGCGATTCTAACCTTTCGTGATGAGTACCCTGATCTGGTCGATGAATCGATGGTGGCAGACGCCAAACAGCTGGCCCAACATGCGTTGACGTTTGAAGAATTTATCGCCCGTGAAGCTGACGCAGGGCGTATACGTCCGGACAGTTTCACGACCGAGACGAAACTCATTAAACTGCACGGCCACTGTCAGCAAAAAGCAGTTTCTTCGCTGGTGCCGGGCAAAAAAGCTTTGTCCTTACCGGCGAACTATACGACACAACTGATTCCGTCGGGCTGCTGTGGCATGGCGGGTTCGTTTGGCTACGAAGCCGAACACTACGACATTTCGATGCAAATTGGGGAACTGGTTCTCTTCCCGACCGTTCGCCAGCAACCCGACGACGTAATTATTGCAGCCCCCGGAACATCGTGCCGCCACCAGATCAAAGACGGAACGGCCCGTAAGGCAAAGCATCCGGCCGAAATTTTATTTGAAGCTCTGAAGTAG
- a CDS encoding TonB-dependent receptor, with amino-acid sequence MKRLITYSLSLLSICWLLSASVMAQTRISGKITAEATKEELAGISIAVKGKVIGTITDQKGNFSLSTNTPTPFTIAISAVGFQPQEFAITGDKTGLTISLKEQVTLGQEIIVSASRVEESVLKSPVSVERLDVRSFQSTPSASFYDALQNVKGVDMSTQSITFKSVNVRGFGTNGNTRVVQLLDGMDNQAPGLNFSVGNIAGVSELDLESVELLPGAASALYGPNAINGLLLMTSKSPFLYQGLSAYVKGGVMNASNRSTATTPFYDAAFRYAKAFNNRLAFKVGVSYLTAKDWQATDYRDQSFSNGYTLDNGTRANNAGYDGINIYGDASANLYSNLYGNGQPGTGADGTSQVLGLIASTPIPQAGNRTLPQLTGQTPQQIFNAIIPNLNISRTGYAEQDLVNYNATNLKLNGALHYRLNDNVEAILQANWGTGTTVYTGADRYYLKGFKLGQYKLELKGSNFFVRAYTTQERSGDSYATSTLGQGINEAWSGSAAKWFPTYFGTYAQTAFQGYAGAFLQALGSGQTAAAAATAAQTYASSQQSTWLNLARGTADQGRLLPGTAGFQQAFDAVTGKSIPGDATGVGARFLDKTNLYHAEGMYNINKLVDPKLVEVIVGASFRRYALNSEGTLFARDESGREFNIDEYGAYAQASKTIADVLKLTGSIRYDKNQNFKAQVSPRLSAVLTVAKVHNIRASFQRGFRIPTTQDQYIDLNTPSYHLIGGLPFLKERYGFSSNPAYTLQSVQAFGAALQTGGQAALPQALSLLKPVTSTSSTYDPERVETYEVGYKGLLGNKLFIDAYYYYNRFLNFLGSEVAVQGKQPATVTNPASTLQLISGSTRTIYSYPVNSPTQLKNAGWAVGLDYLLPGNYTIGANISSNYLIDKDKIPTGFVTFFNTPKYRYNLSFGNRNVRGTGIGFNVVWRAQESFLWESSFANAEATARQQTIIPAYSALDAQISKKLSAFKSILKVGGTNLTGKLYTQSWGNPSVGSMYYISLTFDQLMN; translated from the coding sequence ATGAAAAGATTAATTACTTACTCACTATCTCTTTTGTCAATTTGCTGGTTACTATCTGCCAGTGTTATGGCGCAAACGCGCATTTCTGGTAAAATAACGGCCGAAGCGACAAAAGAAGAACTGGCGGGCATCAGCATCGCAGTCAAAGGCAAAGTTATTGGTACGATCACGGACCAGAAGGGAAACTTTTCCCTGAGTACCAACACGCCTACTCCCTTCACGATTGCCATATCGGCGGTCGGTTTCCAGCCGCAGGAATTTGCGATCACGGGCGACAAAACGGGGCTGACCATTTCGCTGAAGGAGCAGGTAACGCTGGGGCAGGAGATTATTGTATCGGCCTCACGCGTTGAGGAAAGCGTGCTTAAATCGCCCGTATCGGTTGAACGGCTGGATGTTCGGTCGTTCCAGTCTACGCCATCGGCCTCCTTTTACGATGCCTTGCAGAACGTTAAAGGTGTAGATATGAGTACCCAAAGTATAACGTTCAAATCGGTCAACGTGCGCGGATTTGGTACTAACGGGAACACACGGGTTGTGCAATTGCTCGATGGGATGGACAACCAGGCACCGGGGCTGAACTTCTCCGTTGGTAACATCGCTGGCGTATCGGAGCTGGATTTAGAAAGTGTGGAGCTGTTGCCCGGAGCAGCTTCGGCTCTGTACGGTCCGAACGCGATCAATGGCCTCCTGCTGATGACCTCGAAAAGCCCATTTCTGTATCAGGGTCTTAGTGCTTACGTGAAGGGGGGTGTCATGAACGCCAGTAACCGCTCAACGGCAACGACGCCGTTTTACGATGCGGCTTTTCGCTATGCGAAAGCATTCAATAACCGGTTGGCGTTCAAGGTCGGTGTTTCGTATCTGACGGCTAAAGACTGGCAGGCGACTGACTACCGCGATCAGAGTTTTTCAAATGGCTATACGCTCGACAACGGGACGCGGGCCAATAACGCGGGTTATGACGGTATAAATATTTACGGTGACGCCAGCGCGAACCTGTATTCGAACCTGTATGGTAATGGCCAACCCGGAACCGGTGCCGACGGAACCTCACAAGTTTTGGGGCTGATTGCGTCAACGCCCATCCCACAGGCCGGAAACAGAACGTTGCCGCAACTGACAGGACAGACACCGCAGCAGATCTTCAACGCGATCATACCGAACCTGAACATTTCGCGGACGGGCTACGCGGAGCAGGATCTGGTCAATTATAACGCAACCAATCTGAAACTGAACGGCGCATTGCACTACCGGCTGAATGATAACGTAGAAGCGATTCTGCAAGCCAACTGGGGCACGGGAACAACGGTCTATACGGGTGCCGATCGCTACTACCTGAAAGGATTCAAACTGGGTCAGTACAAACTCGAACTGAAAGGTTCCAACTTTTTCGTGCGTGCCTACACGACGCAGGAACGATCTGGCGATAGCTACGCCACGTCGACGTTGGGGCAGGGGATCAACGAGGCCTGGAGTGGCAGCGCGGCCAAATGGTTTCCGACTTATTTTGGTACGTACGCGCAAACCGCCTTCCAGGGCTATGCCGGTGCGTTCCTGCAGGCATTGGGTAGTGGCCAAACCGCAGCGGCAGCCGCAACAGCCGCTCAAACGTATGCCTCCAGTCAGCAATCGACCTGGCTCAATCTGGCTCGGGGTACAGCTGATCAGGGCCGCTTATTGCCTGGAACCGCTGGGTTTCAACAGGCTTTCGATGCGGTAACGGGAAAATCGATTCCGGGTGATGCTACGGGTGTCGGTGCGCGGTTCCTCGACAAGACGAATCTCTACCATGCGGAGGGCATGTACAACATTAATAAACTGGTTGATCCCAAGCTCGTTGAAGTGATTGTTGGGGCTAGTTTCCGGCGGTATGCCCTGAATTCGGAAGGTACATTATTTGCGCGCGACGAAAGTGGCAGGGAGTTCAACATCGATGAATATGGCGCTTATGCGCAGGCATCGAAAACCATTGCCGATGTGCTGAAACTAACGGGTTCGATCCGCTACGATAAGAACCAGAACTTCAAGGCGCAGGTGAGTCCCCGCTTATCGGCTGTATTGACGGTAGCAAAAGTTCACAACATCCGGGCTTCGTTCCAGCGTGGTTTCCGGATTCCAACGACGCAGGATCAGTACATCGATCTCAATACGCCTTCGTATCACCTCATCGGTGGTCTGCCCTTCCTGAAAGAGCGCTACGGTTTTAGCTCGAATCCCGCTTATACGCTTCAGTCGGTGCAGGCATTCGGAGCCGCGTTGCAAACCGGTGGACAGGCTGCGCTGCCACAGGCGCTTTCTTTGTTGAAACCAGTTACCAGTACCAGTTCGACCTACGACCCTGAGCGGGTAGAAACGTACGAAGTGGGCTACAAGGGGTTATTGGGCAACAAACTGTTCATCGACGCTTATTACTATTACAATCGGTTCCTTAATTTTCTGGGAAGCGAGGTCGCCGTTCAGGGTAAACAGCCGGCTACCGTGACCAATCCGGCTTCGACGCTGCAACTGATCAGTGGCTCGACCCGTACGATTTACTCGTACCCCGTCAATTCGCCTACCCAGTTGAAAAATGCGGGCTGGGCCGTTGGGCTGGATTACCTGTTGCCGGGCAACTACACGATCGGGGCCAACATATCGTCCAACTATCTGATCGATAAAGACAAGATTCCGACGGGGTTTGTGACCTTTTTCAACACACCAAAGTACCGCTATAACCTGTCGTTCGGGAATCGGAATGTGAGGGGTACTGGCATCGGGTTCAACGTTGTATGGCGGGCGCAGGAGTCGTTCCTGTGGGAGTCGAGTTTTGCCAATGCCGAAGCGACCGCTCGTCAGCAGACGATCATACCGGCTTACAGTGCGCTTGATGCCCAAATTAGCAAAAAACTGTCTGCTTTTAAGTCTATTCTGAAAGTTGGTGGTACGAACCTGACGGGTAAGCTGTACACGCAATCGTGGGGTAATCCCAGTGTTGGATCGATGTATTACATTAGCCTGACGTTCGATCAATTGATGAATTAA
- a CDS encoding GEVED domain-containing protein codes for MLPFFSLAQRAPVTDPPVCGTPDLTDSKRRALSSEAAFALSEKQASGQPTTGVAYVPIRPHIYRRSDGTGGLTLDKLNNIIAITNSYYQLNGSGIQFYFCGTSPEYIDNDNLYNSFPAYNETITNGHDALNAMNQYYVNGFNQSGLGGYANFPANNINSTRSFILNESDEIDLANRLLPHELGHSFNLYHTFGNSGSGTTELVTRGAGANCTIAGDELCDTPADPYGLSGANVPYINGCQTYTGSATDANGERYAPSISNIMSYYFPCTHDFTPGQYERMQAGLALRQTHTAYSLDCPATSVPAPTNVAATISNGNVVISWQDNGSTEMGYFIERSTAPATNFVPIGGVGANRTTYTDTRATALTTYYYRIRPSNSTTQGISTTGSITTPPCRPTYNAYACTGGDGLDGFVINGAVISQSSGCSAGGYSAGSVVSGTVLAGQSASFTAKLLPSSYKQGVTIWADLDRDGLFDSTKNELLYKTSALVTGQFSGNLVLPATLTTGPMTIRVIVAYNVIPTDACGSYLYGETEDYQVLVAGAASADLSLRMQTDIRTPALNQPVSFSVTIQNNGPDNATNISWQNNLPPNFSFVSGETGVINSGSSVGGSGISIATGASATFVYQLKPTQPGLYLNSAQILTSSLPDPTSQPGSGTGDGQDDTATIDIRTNDNNTTVFSSPNPNQTPLPTTIPNQPAPDPAKADLSLQFRVSTRTPNVGQPVTFTVIVANAGGISAGAIVVRDTLQGMSFVNSPTGASSVGSGNNYTIIEGTINSLAAGSTAQIIFTAMPSAVGYLTNAAQIWSANTPDPDSTPGSATPTGNNLNGEDDVSAVDMRVVP; via the coding sequence ATGCTCCCTTTTTTTTCGTTGGCTCAGCGCGCTCCGGTAACTGATCCACCCGTCTGTGGCACGCCCGATTTGACCGATAGTAAACGCCGGGCACTTTCTAGTGAGGCAGCTTTTGCATTAAGCGAGAAACAAGCATCGGGCCAGCCCACGACCGGCGTTGCCTATGTACCTATTCGACCGCACATCTACCGGCGTAGCGATGGTACAGGTGGCTTGACACTGGACAAATTGAACAATATCATCGCCATTACGAACAGCTATTACCAGCTCAATGGCAGTGGCATTCAGTTCTATTTCTGTGGCACATCGCCCGAATACATTGACAACGACAATCTTTACAATAGCTTTCCCGCCTACAACGAAACGATTACCAATGGGCATGATGCGTTAAATGCCATGAATCAATACTACGTCAATGGATTTAACCAGAGCGGATTAGGGGGCTATGCTAATTTTCCTGCCAATAACATCAATAGTACGCGCTCATTTATTCTGAACGAATCTGATGAGATAGACCTGGCGAACCGACTGCTCCCCCACGAACTGGGTCATAGTTTTAACCTGTATCACACATTCGGCAATTCGGGCTCCGGTACGACGGAGTTGGTAACGCGTGGGGCCGGAGCCAATTGCACAATAGCGGGTGACGAACTTTGTGATACCCCCGCCGACCCGTATGGCTTGTCCGGCGCGAATGTTCCGTACATTAATGGCTGTCAGACCTATACAGGATCGGCTACGGACGCGAACGGAGAACGGTATGCGCCTTCCATATCTAACATTATGTCGTATTACTTTCCCTGCACGCACGATTTTACGCCGGGGCAATACGAGCGTATGCAGGCAGGGCTGGCACTGCGTCAAACGCATACGGCTTACTCGCTGGATTGTCCGGCCACCAGTGTTCCGGCACCTACTAACGTAGCCGCCACGATCAGCAACGGCAATGTAGTGATCTCCTGGCAGGACAACGGCTCCACGGAGATGGGCTATTTCATTGAACGTTCTACTGCTCCAGCCACGAATTTCGTTCCGATCGGTGGTGTTGGCGCTAACAGAACTACTTACACTGACACCAGAGCGACCGCACTGACCACCTACTATTACCGCATTCGCCCTTCGAACAGCACTACGCAGGGAATCAGTACGACAGGCAGCATTACGACACCTCCTTGTCGCCCAACCTATAATGCCTACGCCTGTACAGGGGGCGATGGTCTGGATGGATTCGTCATCAACGGCGCGGTAATAAGTCAGAGCTCAGGCTGTTCGGCAGGTGGGTATAGCGCGGGGTCTGTCGTTTCCGGCACGGTCCTGGCCGGGCAATCAGCGTCGTTTACGGCAAAGTTACTCCCATCGTCGTACAAACAAGGGGTCACGATATGGGCCGATCTGGATCGGGATGGCTTATTTGATTCGACGAAAAACGAGTTACTTTACAAAACATCCGCACTCGTAACCGGTCAGTTTTCGGGCAATTTGGTACTCCCCGCCACACTGACGACAGGGCCGATGACGATCCGCGTTATTGTGGCCTACAATGTGATCCCAACCGATGCATGTGGGAGCTACCTGTATGGCGAAACCGAAGATTATCAGGTACTGGTTGCAGGAGCTGCATCCGCTGATCTTAGTCTGCGCATGCAGACCGATATCCGAACACCTGCCCTTAATCAGCCCGTCAGTTTTTCGGTAACGATACAGAACAACGGACCCGATAACGCGACGAATATAAGTTGGCAGAACAACCTACCGCCCAATTTCAGCTTCGTTAGTGGTGAAACCGGTGTAATCAATTCAGGATCATCCGTGGGCGGAAGCGGTATATCGATTGCGACCGGAGCTTCAGCTACGTTTGTTTACCAGCTCAAACCAACCCAACCGGGTCTTTACCTCAACTCGGCCCAGATTCTGACGAGTAGCCTGCCCGATCCTACCTCTCAGCCGGGGTCCGGTACGGGTGATGGGCAGGATGACACAGCCACGATTGATATTCGCACCAACGACAACAACACAACCGTTTTTTCCTCTCCCAATCCAAATCAAACCCCTTTGCCGACAACGATCCCGAACCAACCAGCGCCTGATCCGGCAAAGGCCGATTTGTCGCTGCAATTTCGGGTGAGTACTCGTACCCCCAACGTGGGTCAGCCAGTAACGTTTACTGTCATAGTTGCCAATGCGGGCGGTATTTCGGCAGGTGCTATCGTGGTACGGGATACGCTACAGGGTATGTCGTTCGTCAATTCGCCAACGGGGGCTAGTAGTGTGGGTAGTGGCAATAACTACACCATCATCGAAGGAACGATTAACTCACTGGCAGCGGGGTCTACAGCCCAGATAATCTTTACCGCCATGCCTTCTGCTGTGGGTTATCTGACAAATGCAGCCCAGATCTGGTCGGCCAACACGCCAGACCCCGATTCGACGCCCGGTTCCGCAACACCCACCGGTAATAACCTAAACGGCGAAGATGACGTTAGTGCGGTCGACATGCGTGTCGTTCCTTGA
- a CDS encoding APC family permease translates to MIDSTPSDSSEPSVPPISTGDSALPRRLTLIQGTALNMIDMVGIGPFVVLPLVIKTLGGPLFLWAWLLGAFVSVIDAFVWAELGASFPLAGGSYNFLKISYGEKRWGRLLSFLYVWQTLIQAPLVMASGAIGFAQYMSYLMPLDEWQRKAVSGGVVLVIIVLLYRKIDSIGKIGLVMWGAVLLTLGWIIVGGLSNARIPLSETLGSMGSVSGGLLAAGLGQASVKTIYCYLGYYNVCHLGGEMKRPTRNIPASMFISIAGITGLYLLMNLSVVSVVPWQEAQNSDFIVSTFVETLYGPKAAQLATVLVLLVAFSSLFAVLLGYSRVPYAAAVDGQFFSIFARLHPTRQFPYVSLLFLGGLGFVFSLLFRLGDVITAILAMRIVIQFVGQAIGLLLLHRRRAASEFPFRMPLYPLPVLLAISVWLFIFFSTGLTFMLSGLTVIGLGAVAFLVSSGIRHQWPFGR, encoded by the coding sequence TTGATTGATTCTACGCCTTCTGATTCATCAGAGCCCTCCGTTCCTCCTATATCGACTGGCGATTCCGCGTTGCCCCGGCGACTGACCCTGATCCAGGGGACTGCTCTGAACATGATCGATATGGTTGGTATCGGTCCGTTCGTTGTGCTGCCGCTGGTCATTAAAACCCTTGGCGGACCGTTGTTTTTATGGGCCTGGCTACTGGGTGCGTTCGTATCTGTAATCGATGCGTTTGTCTGGGCCGAACTTGGCGCTTCGTTTCCGCTGGCGGGTGGGAGCTACAATTTTCTCAAAATTTCGTACGGCGAAAAACGCTGGGGACGATTGCTGTCCTTCCTGTACGTCTGGCAAACGCTGATTCAGGCACCGCTGGTGATGGCCTCCGGGGCCATTGGATTTGCGCAGTACATGTCGTATTTGATGCCCCTGGACGAGTGGCAGCGAAAAGCCGTTTCGGGTGGGGTGGTTCTGGTGATCATTGTGTTGCTCTATCGAAAGATTGATTCAATCGGAAAAATTGGTCTGGTAATGTGGGGTGCCGTTTTGCTGACCCTCGGCTGGATCATTGTTGGCGGCTTAAGCAATGCGCGAATTCCGCTGTCGGAAACACTCGGCTCGATGGGTTCGGTTAGTGGTGGGCTACTGGCAGCTGGTCTTGGTCAGGCATCGGTCAAGACGATCTATTGCTATCTGGGTTATTATAACGTTTGCCATCTGGGTGGTGAAATGAAACGGCCAACGCGAAATATTCCCGCCAGTATGTTCATTTCCATCGCCGGTATTACGGGACTTTACCTGCTCATGAACCTCAGTGTGGTGAGCGTTGTCCCCTGGCAGGAAGCCCAGAACAGTGACTTCATTGTCAGTACGTTCGTTGAAACGCTCTACGGACCTAAAGCGGCCCAACTAGCAACGGTGCTGGTATTGCTGGTCGCTTTTTCGTCGTTGTTTGCGGTATTGCTGGGATATTCTCGGGTACCTTACGCGGCTGCGGTCGATGGGCAGTTTTTCTCCATTTTCGCCCGACTGCATCCCACGCGCCAGTTCCCCTACGTTTCGCTGCTGTTTCTGGGAGGCTTAGGATTCGTGTTTAGCTTACTCTTTCGACTTGGCGATGTCATTACGGCGATTCTGGCGATGCGTATTGTGATCCAGTTCGTTGGTCAGGCCATCGGCTTATTACTGCTCCACCGACGACGGGCTGCTTCCGAGTTTCCGTTTCGGATGCCGCTTTATCCGTTGCCCGTCCTGCTGGCTATCAGCGTGTGGCTCTTCATCTTTTTCTCAACGGGACTGACGTTCATGCTTTCGGGCTTGACCGTAATCGGGTTGGGTGCTGTTGCTTTTCTGGTCTCATCGGGTATTCGTCACCAGTGGCCCTTTGGTCGGTAA